A window of the Arcobacter sp. LA11 genome harbors these coding sequences:
- a CDS encoding TolC family protein — protein sequence MKKCMIKLSLPTIILISSTYLYGNTLQEVVEHTMTNNPKVLSTLKNNDAYKLYIDEAEGGYYPKLDLTAYVGTKRTKTSPDIGNKTESDTQGYNAQLDFEQLIYDGGLTSGQIDEAQYRYNSNKYLNESIVDDIIYDSVDSYLNLVKYKNRLDVAKKSLAIYEDYLITAKETEEISGESLQKAQVNAKIHFAKNSMYADTNNNLRAVSSFTKNVGIAPDGKSCRPNINNSRVPTSLKTLIDDVLVTNPLILEQVENIKEQRAILNQKDASFYPTIKFKAQGIFDKDLVTEDERTQVYTARIELAYNLFNGNKDKSSSMREKIFLQEAQKNLDTVTTEVVDETTASYNTFVYSKKRVTELEAYIKDNENILSIYKDQFEGGTRTFIDVLNIERDLTSAKQDLIDAEYDLDSAYFQVFTKLGGIEEAVVNANVEACTETKPKMEERVQVVETTSDDVQAMLADESTSLPPAANIEGTYGLYIVAYRNITRAEESLGKAKNILGEDINIKLEPARGYNSVVIYNISTMDEVKTIQSKIDGNFPGSYIRKFTK from the coding sequence ATGAAAAAATGCATGATAAAATTAAGTCTGCCAACAATAATATTAATAAGTTCAACTTATTTATATGGTAATACACTTCAAGAGGTTGTAGAACATACAATGACAAACAATCCAAAAGTTTTGTCAACATTAAAAAATAATGATGCATACAAATTGTACATTGATGAAGCAGAAGGTGGTTATTATCCAAAATTAGATTTAACTGCATATGTAGGAACAAAAAGGACAAAAACTAGTCCTGATATAGGAAATAAGACAGAATCAGATACTCAAGGGTATAACGCACAGTTAGATTTTGAACAACTTATTTATGATGGTGGATTGACTAGTGGTCAAATTGATGAAGCTCAATATAGGTATAACTCAAATAAATATTTAAATGAAAGTATTGTGGATGATATTATTTATGATAGTGTTGATTCTTATTTAAATTTAGTTAAATATAAAAATAGGTTAGATGTTGCTAAAAAAAGTTTAGCTATTTATGAAGATTATTTGATAACTGCAAAAGAGACTGAAGAGATTAGTGGAGAGTCCTTACAGAAGGCTCAAGTCAATGCAAAAATACATTTTGCCAAGAATAGTATGTATGCAGATACAAATAATAATCTAAGAGCAGTAAGTTCATTTACAAAAAATGTTGGTATAGCTCCCGATGGAAAATCTTGTAGACCAAATATCAATAATTCAAGAGTTCCTACAAGTTTAAAAACATTAATTGATGATGTTTTAGTTACTAATCCTTTAATTTTAGAACAAGTTGAAAATATAAAAGAGCAAAGAGCTATTTTAAATCAAAAAGATGCAAGTTTCTATCCAACAATTAAGTTTAAGGCACAAGGTATTTTTGATAAAGACTTAGTTACAGAAGATGAACGAACGCAAGTTTATACTGCAAGAATTGAATTAGCATATAACCTTTTTAATGGAAATAAAGATAAATCATCATCTATGAGAGAAAAAATATTTTTACAAGAAGCACAAAAAAATCTTGATACAGTTACTACTGAAGTAGTGGATGAAACTACCGCTTCATATAATACTTTTGTATACTCTAAAAAAAGAGTAACTGAATTAGAAGCATATATTAAAGACAATGAAAATATTTTATCTATCTATAAAGATCAATTTGAAGGCGGAACTAGAACTTTTATTGATGTTTTAAATATAGAAAGAGATCTAACAAGTGCGAAACAAGATCTAATAGATGCCGAATATGATTTAGACTCTGCTTACTTTCAAGTTTTTACAAAGTTAGGTGGAATCGAAGAAGCTGTAGTAAATGCAAATGTTGAAGCTTGTACTGAAACAAAGCCAAAAATGGAAGAAAGAGTACAAGTAGTTGAAACAACATCTGATGATGTTCAAGCTATGTTAGCTGATGAATCTACATCACTTCCTCCTGCTGCAAATATTGAAGGTACTTATGGTTTATATATAGTTGCATATAGAAATATTACGAGAGCTGAAGAAAGTTTAGGAAAAGCAAAAAATATTCTTGGCGAAGATATTAATATTAAACTTGAACCTGCAAGAGGTTATAATAGTGTAGTGATTTATAATATATCTACAA
- a CDS encoding response regulator transcription factor, with translation MGYSLKDILKSLKVLFVSKEINISPKEVSVLEHFFHKIIISHSAERAYKIFSIEHPDVIVTDINLSNINGIDLCKKIRKINHSVPIIILSKEKNEKYLFEAIRIQVIDFVIRPVKIENLIFALNQTAKHIVNHGNVTISLQNGSIYDYHEKTIFTEGKNTTKLTKNEFRLLELFLANKHKTLSREDIENYLWANEEITESAFKSLYSRLRNKIGKDSIKNVFGIGYQLT, from the coding sequence ATGGGCTATTCATTAAAAGATATATTAAAGAGTTTGAAAGTATTATTTGTTTCAAAAGAGATAAATATTTCACCAAAAGAAGTCAGTGTTTTAGAACATTTTTTTCATAAAATAATAATCTCACACTCTGCCGAGAGAGCATACAAAATATTCTCAATAGAACATCCAGATGTAATAGTTACAGATATAAATTTATCAAATATAAATGGTATAGACTTATGTAAAAAGATAAGAAAAATAAATCATAGTGTACCTATTATAATATTATCAAAAGAGAAGAATGAAAAATACCTTTTTGAAGCAATTAGAATACAAGTAATCGATTTTGTTATAAGACCTGTAAAAATTGAAAATCTAATTTTTGCACTTAATCAAACAGCAAAACACATTGTAAACCATGGAAATGTGACAATTAGTCTTCAGAATGGAAGCATATATGATTATCATGAAAAAACAATATTTACTGAAGGAAAAAATACAACAAAGTTAACAAAAAATGAGTTTAGATTACTAGAACTTTTCCTTGCAAATAAGCATAAAACTTTAAGTAGAGAAGACATAGAGAATTACTTATGGGCAAATGAAGAAATAACTGAATCAGCTTTTAAATCACTTTATTCGAGATTAAGAAATAAAATTGGAAAAGATTCTATAAAAAATGTATTTGGAATTGGTTATCAACTAACTTAA